Below is a window of Cytophagaceae bacterium DNA.
CAACAATCAATATTAAAAGATTGACCATTAGTTTAAACCGATGTTTTTCAAAAATATATCCTAAAATAAATCCTCCCAAAAACAAAAACACCTGATTTAGAGGATTGGTATAATGGTGCCATTGGGCAATTAATTTTTGGTCTGGATCAAATACCACAAAAGAAAAATTAAAACCCAAAGCCAGAATCATGGTTGAAAGAATCCAAAAGGCGGTTTTGGAATTGTTCCCAAAATATATAAAAACAGGTAAAAATGTTAAAACACCAGCTCGTTTCCGATTGACCATGAACCAACCGCCAAATAATAGTCCCATTTGATGAATCCAAATAATCCGGTTAGATTTAAAAATATCCGATAAAAATCAAGCTCCTTCCTTTCAATAATTACAAATAGGATTGTAGCCAACCATAAAAGAGGAAAGATGCGGAATATTCGTTTTATCCAAAAATCTTTTAAAGAAGAAAAACTTAAGGTCATTTTGTGGAAATATACATGGTAAAGTGTGAGACCACTAAGTACATAAAATATAGAAACGCCATAAATCCCTACCCTACCCAGAATTGATTCTGCTGGAAATGCTCCGAAATTCCACAATGAAAAATGGTAAATCATGATACCGAATGCGGCAATTCCACGTAAATAATCCAGATTATGAAGACGGTGCATTGATTTTGTCGAGAATGATAATTGGTGCGAATTTAATGATAATTATCAATCCTTTTCAGAGAATATTTTCAAAGTTAAACCACAGATTTTGCAAAAAAAAACCGGGTTGCCCCGGCTTTCTGTTTATGCTTTTGGTTTTACTTCTTTTGGTTTGGCGGTTTCGGCAGGTTTTTCAGCTACCACCGGAGCTACCACTTCTTTAGGAGCCTCTATTGCCTTTTTTACTGTCTTTTTTGCCGTCTTTTTTGCAGTTTTTTTGGCGGCTTTCTCCAATTTCTTTGCTTCTTTTTCTTTTTTCTTCTTTTCTTTCTTTTGTGCTTCTTCTATGGCTTTAAGTAGTTCTTTTGTGGCTTTTTTTACCACTTTCTTAATAGATTTACCTGAATAATCTTTTGTAAGTTCTTCTAAAGCTGAGACTACTTTATTTTTCAGTATTGCCTTTTCTTCTTTCATTTACGATTTAAATTTTAATTAATCTCAAATTAAAAAATATTTTTCCAATTTCCAATGTTAAATTTTTTGCCAAAAATATTAAGCGATTGATATTCAATTTATAAAGTATAAATCTTCATGCTGTTTTTTTATTAATAATGCAAAAAAAAGGACTCTGTAAAAGAATCCTTTTATGTTAATGATGAATCAGCTCAACGCCCTCCTGTTTCCATTGGCGAGTTAAGGATGTCGTTCAAAAGTGTTTCGGCAATAAATTGAGCTTTGTAGGTAACTCCATAATCTGAAAGCCTGGCGGTAAATGATCTGATATGATTTCTGGAACCTTTGGTCAAATTGGCATAAACAAGATTAATGTCTTGATTGTCAATCTGTTTTTGATGATCCATTAAATCGTAAATATCGAGGTCTTCGATGGTGGCCCCTACACTTAAACCAGCGGAAAGACTCGCTGAGCCTTTGGAGGTAAGGTCATTGTAAAGACTTTGTAAAGTGGCAATGGTAAATACCCCGGCGGCATTATTACCCACAGGATCAGTGATTTGGTATTTTTTGAGTAATGCCAAAATGGCATTTGTATGGGTATCTTCACTTTTTGATATGTTATTAAATACATTCATTCCCCATTTCTTATACAAAAATACATAAACATCGCGAGCGAGTTTTTCCTCTTCCCGCATCAGGAGTAAGGATTGTTTCTCAAAATCACTCAGGCTTTCGGAGGGAAGGTTTACGGCAGTCGTAAGGTCCGCCGTCAATACTGCTGGTTCTACATTGGATTGGTCACATGACTGGGAAAAAAATCCCATAAACATTAATACAATTAAGTTTTTCATTTTGTTTGTTGTTTCTTTTACTAATCTATACGATTGTATTTTTTGTTTCGTGTGCTGGCAATTTAGAAATATGTTGAACTTAACATTTCATTAACGAATATTTCTTTTTCATAGATAATTAGCACATTATCTTTCCAACTTATCAACTTAAACTTTGCTGCCCAATTACCACATTAGCACATTATTAATTAGCAAATTATCAATCCAACTTATCAACTTAAACTCTGCTGCCCAATTACCACATTAGCCCATTATTAATTAGCACATTATCTTTCCACCTTAAATATAATACTCCGAACTATGCTTAATCTCTTTCAAAACAAAAGTGCTGTTGAGTACGCCGATGTTTTCTATTTTAGATAATTTATATTTTACAAAATCATGGTATTCTTCCAGGCTATTTACATGAATCTTCAAAACAAAATCAACCTGACCGGCCAAATGGTAACATTCCTGTACTTCGTGTAATTTCTGTATTTCCTGTTCAAAATTTTCGATGAAAGCTTCATTATGATACCGCATCGAAACCTGACAAATGGAGGTAACCGATTTATTGATTAGATTTTTATCCAGGATCGCCACATATTTTTTGATGTAACCCAGTGACTCCATCCTTCTGATACGCTCATATACCGGTGAAACCGTAAGATTTAAGGATGATGCCAGTTCTTTGGCCGTAACTTTTGCGTCTTTCTGCAGCACCCGCAGTATTTTTTTATCGATTTCGTCTAATTCTTCCATAATTTTTATTTCAAAATACTAATAACGATTCATTTAAAAATATAAATAACTGTATTATTGACTATTTAAAACTATTATTCCTGTATTTTTATTATTATTTTAAAATAAATATTGTATTATTTAATTTTGACCATAATTTCAATTTACCTATTAATATGAAAGACAGGATATTGGTTACGGGAGCAAACGGACAATTGGGTACCGTTTTGGTGGAAGCATTAATCCAAAAGTATGGTTGGGAAAATGTATTTGCAACTGATATAAAAATTCCGGAGCTTAACCATCATGGCATCAGCAGTCTTGATGTTCTGGACAACTTAAAACTGGAAAGATTTGTATTTGACAAACAAATCACCATCATATATCATTTGGCAGCGATACTTTCAGCACGTGGTGAAGCCGAACCACTAAAAACCTGGGATATTAATATGAAGGCCTGGCTTAATGTACTGGAGGCCGCAAGAAAACTAAAGGTAAAAAAGGTGTTTTATCCAAGCTCTATCGCAGTATTTGGTGACTCTGCCCCTAAGAATCCATGTAAACAAAACGCTGTAACCGAACCGACCACCGTTTACGGTATCAGCAAAGTTGCAGGCGAAAACTGGGCTCAATATTATCACAAAAGATACGGTTTGGATGTTAGGTCTCTCAGATATCCTGGTGTAATCAGTTATCAGTCGATGCCCGGAGGTGGCACAACAGATTATGCAGTGGAGATATTTCATGCTGCCATAAAAAAGGAAAAATATAATTGCTTTCTGAAAGCAAATGCTACCTTACCCATGATTTATACTGACGATGCCATCAGGGCAACTTTGGAACTTATGGATGCCCCAAAGGATAATATCAAAATCAGAACCTCCTATAATCTTGCAGGAGTAAGTTTTTCTCCTGAGGAGATATTTGAAAACATCAAAAAAAGCATTCCGGATTTCGAAATAGAATATCAGCCCGATTTCAGACAGCAGATTGCCGAATCATGGCCTCAGGTTATGGATGACAGCAATGCCACTAACGATTGGAACTGGAGGCCGGATTATGATCTTAATAAAATGACCGGTGTAATGATTGAGAATTTGAAGGTATTGCTGGGGAAGGAAAAAAGTGTGATATGACCTCACCAATTCGTCGGACCGCCCCCGTCCTCTCCATATGAGAGGGAGCTAAATTTAACCCGGCATCTAATGAGGATTGGGAGCAAAAAAACTTCACCCTTTCTTGAGGAAACGGAGCCAAATTATTACAGAAATAAATTTAGGTTTACTTTTTTTTAAAATAATTAATTTTCTTTAACACAAAAAGAATAAAGACATGTTTGACCAGGTGAAAAACGAATTAGCCAGAGAACTGGAAGAAATAAAAAATGCCGGACTCTATAAGTCTGAAAGAGTAATAACCACCCCACAAGGGGCTGTTATTAAGACTTCTACCGGTCAGGAGGTTTTAAATTTTTGTGCCAACAACTATCTCGGCCTTTCAGCCCACCCTGAGGTTATCGCCGCCGGAATCGAAGGCATAAAAACCCATGGCTTCGGGATGTCGTCAGTGAGATTTATTTGTGGCACGCAGGATATCCATAAAGAACTGGAGCAAAAAACGGCCGAATTCCTCGGCATGGAAGACTGTATCCTCTATGCTGCGGCCTTTGATGCCAACGGTGGTGTATTTGAACCTTTGCTCAATGAGCAGGATGCCATCATATCTGATGAACTCAATCATGCCTCAATCATTGATGGCATAAGACTTTGTAAAGCAGAGCGTTATCGTTACAAAAACAATGACATGGCTGATCTGGAAGAACAACTAAAAGCTGCGAAAAATGCCAGAAGAATATTGGTAGTAACTGATGGGGTATTCTCGATGGATGGCTCCATTGCAAAATTAGATGAGATAGTAGATTTGGCCGAAAAATATCAGGCCATGGTGATGGTGGACGAATGCCACGCAGCCGGATTTATCGGAAAGACGGGAAGGGGTACTACCGAATTAAAAGAAGTCTTCGGAAAGGTTGACATCATTACCGGTACTTATGGAAAGGCTCTGGGTGGTGCTATGGGAGGTTTTACAGCTGCCAAAAAAGAAATCGTAGAGATGCTCAGACAAAAAAGTCGCCCATATTTGTTTTCCAATACCCTGGCACCATCTATTGTAGCGGCGTCTATCCGAGTACTTGAGATGCTTTCAGCTTCTACACATCTACGTGACAAACTGGAAGCCAACACCCAACTTTTCAGAAGCAAAATGACCGAAGCCGGCTTCGATATATTGCCGGGAGTACACCCCATTGTGCCCATAATGCTTTACGATGCTCCTCTGGCACAGCAGTTTGCAGCGAAACTCCTCGAAGAAGGTATTTATGTAATTGGATTTTTCTTTCCAGTTGTAGCCAAAGGAAAAGCTCGTATCAGAGTTCAACTCTCGGCAGCTCACGAAACTGAGCATATTCTCAAAGCAGTGGCAGCATTTACAAAGGTTGGGAAGGAATTGGGAGTGATTGAATGAGTTGCGAGGTTGTCTTAAACGCAATTAGGTTAAAGCCCTTCGACAGGTTCAGGGTGACAATAGGTTGCTGGGTTTTAGTTGGAAAAAGGGCTATGTCACATTTAGCTTGTCGAAATGTAATGGAGAAATGCTTTGGCATTGAGGAACGGCCCTTCGACAGGCTCAGGGTGACAATAGGTTGCTGGGTTTTAGTTGGAAAAAGGGCTATGTCACATTGAGCTTGTCGAAATGTAATGGAGAAATGCTTTGGCATTAAGGAACGGCCCTTCGACAAGCTCAGGGTGACAGACAGAAGGGTTTTAATTGGAAAGTTAATGTGCTAATTAATAGTTTGATAATGTGCTAATTGGTATTTGCAATTGGTGGTTGGCTTTCCTGCTTAATGATCTTCACTCCTTAATCTACCTTAATGTTAAAAAAAAGACGGGGTGAGGTTTTTTATAACCATGAAGAAATTAAGGGCATTAAGAAAATGCCTTCGCGTAACTTAGCGACTCCTTTGTGTGCTTTGCGGTATAATTAAACCACAAAAGTTGCGAAGAAGACACAAAGCTTAACTTGGTTATTATGGAAAGCGTTGCTATTGGTAATGTGTTAATTAATAATTTGCTAATGTGATAATTTATAATTCTTTAAGTTAAAGCCCTTCGACCACTCGGCAAGGTCGGGATAAACTGAACTCAGGGGGAATGATGGAATGATGGAATGGTAAAATGAAGCGTTTTCGAAATGATAAATTACGGTTTATTAAACCCGCTTGCGAGTGAAATGAGTATAAAAAACAAGTAATTAAATCAATATATATTCTAGATGGCGTAAAATGCAGGGTTGAATCTATATAGTTTAGTTTTAATCCTTATTTGACAGCGAATTCTTCTCCCCATTTTCGAAGCTCGTCGATGACAGGTCTGAGCTTCTTACCTTTTAAGGTAAGCGTATATTCTACCGTAGGAGGTACCGTGGCATATACTACTCTTTTGAGGATTTCATTGGCCTCCATATTCTTCAATTCTTTGACAAGCATTCTGGTGTTTATATTCGGAATTGTTCGTTCTAATTCCTTAAACCGTTTGGTACCTTCAAGTAAAGAATAAATGATGGGGATAGCCCATTTTCCTCCCATTATGTCCAGAATCTCCTTTAAGGTACACCTGTGCTCAACATTTTCTAAATTATTTTCTTCCATAACCTATTGAATATCTGCAAAGCTTTACAATATGGTACTACTTAACATAAGTGTAACTACTTGCAAAAGTAAAGTAATGGAAATAGTTTTGCAACAATAATTTGAAATTAAAAACAAAAAGATGAACAGTAAGACAAAAAACATTACCGGCTGGGTTTTGGCCGGATTAGTAGCATTCGTATTTGTAGGAAGTGGCATATTGAAATTGATGGGTGGCACACCAGAAATGGTGAAAGGTCTGGGAGGTATTAATAACGTAACCCTGCTTGGAGGTTTGGAATTAATTATTGCAGCCCTGTTTCTATTTCCTCGCACAGGGGTGGTTGGGTCGCTATTGGCAATTGCCTACATGGGTGGAGCCATGGCGGTGCATTTAACCACAGGTCAGTCATTGATCATGTTGGTGGTGATTCAAATCCTGATATGGATTACCAGCGTAGTCAGATTTCCGGAATTGGGTCAACAACTTTTTAACAGAGCGTAAAAGTATTCTGGTCTGCACAACTTTTATAGGTTTTGTGCTAATGGGTTAAAGGGTTAATGCGGTAATGTGTTAATATGCTAATGGGGTAATGTGTTAATGTGCTAATGGGGTAATGGGGTAATGGGGTAATTTGTTAATGGGGTTTTATGGTGGGAAGAGGCAATAGCCAGTAGGTTCTCGACAGCTACGCTGGTAAGTTTCGCACTCTCGTGCTCACTTATGCTCGAACTGACATTGGGAATTTAAGGTGGAAAGAGGCAATAGCCAGTAGGTTCTCGACTACGCTCGAACTGACATAGGGAATTTTAAGTTGGAAAGGTGGTAAGTTAGAAAGTTGGAAAGAGATCATCAGAGTGCAAAAGAGGAAATAAAGAAATTGTTTCACTCTCCTAATCTACTCAAACAATTCTTACCAGCCCCTCTCACTCTGGAGAGGGGTGCCTGAAAGGCGGGGTGAGGTTTTTTACCATGAAGGGATTAAGATCATTAAGGAAATGCCTTGGCGGAACTTAGCGACTCCTTTGCGTTCTTTGCGGTATAATTAAACCACAAAAGTTGCGAAGAAGACACAAAATGCACAAAGAGTAATTAGTTTTTCGGGAAAGAGGTATCAAGCAGTTGGTTCTCGACAGCTACGCTGGTAAGTTTCGCACTATCGTGCTCACTTATGCTCGAACTGACATAAGGAATTTAAGGTGGAAAGTGATCATCAGAGTGTAAAGGAGCTAACTAGATTTTTTTCACTCCTAACCAACATAAATAATTCTTACCAGCCCCTCTACCTCTGGAGAGGGGTGCCTGAAAGGCGGGGTGAGGTTTTATTTAACCATCAAGAAATTAAGGGCATTAAGAAAGTATTCCAATGTGGAACTTAGCGACTCCATTGCGTGCGGTATAATTATTACACAAAAGACACTAAGAAGGCACAAAAGGCACAAAGGGCACAAAGGGCACAAAGGGATTCTGTTTCCAATTAAATTATGAAATAAGGAGAATAAAAGTCCATTTACTTTACAGAGCTTTGCAATTGATTAGTCTTACTTTATATCTGTGATTTAGCTCAAGTCTATGTTTTAGGAATTATGCTGGATCCAGTCAAATAGTTTGAGGGCATCTTCCTTTACAAACAATTGGGTGCCTTCGTTCATAGTGGCAGCTGAACCACAGGCGATTCCATATTGTACTACCTCGACGGGCGATTTGTTTTGAGAAAGTGCCCAAATCATCCCTCCTACCATACTGTCCCCAGCCCCTACCGTACTTTTAACTTTAATTACAGGTGCCGGAATATGTTTTGAAATGTCCCTGGTCACCAACTGAGCCCCTTTGGGCCCCATCGAAACCACCACGATTTCACAAAATGATTTGGAGATCAATTCTCTGGCTGCTTTTTCAACTTCATTTAATTCCAGAGATGGAGCACCTACCAGACTTGCCAATTCGCCCAGATTGGGTTTCAATAAATACACCCCTTCACGTAATGCACTTTTGAGGGCATCGCCTGAAGTATCCAAAACAAATCGGGCGTCTATCTTTTTTGCAATTCTTGCCACTTTATTGTAAAAACCGTCGCTCAAACCGGGAGGTAAACTACCGCTGGCCACCAAATATTGTGGCTTAATAGATTTAATACTTTCTAAAACTTGTTCTTCTTCAGTTGAATTCAGGTTTGGTCCCGGCATTCCGAACCTATATTGAAGTCCGGTAAGGGTATCAACGGCGATGAAATTTTCCCGGGTAGGCTGGGAAATAGAAATGGGGAAAGTGGGGATGTCCTCATTATTAAGTAAATCATTCAATAATTGGCCCGGATAGCCGCCGCTTGTAAAGACGGCTAATGATTCGCCTCCTAATCTCCTTATCGCTTTTGAAACATTGATTCCACCGCCACCTGAGTCAAATTTGGGAGTTTCACATCTGATCTTTTGCTCCGAAACAAGACCCTCAAACCGGGTGCTTTTATCTATGGAGGGATTTACCGTGAGGCTTACTATTTTAAAATCAGTGCTTTTTGACATTTACTGTTTTTATTTTTTGAAAATGAGAAATAATGTCCTGAATTATAATGTATTAATTGGGTATTTATTTTAAAAATTAATAGATAATCAAATTACAATCTGTGTATTCATTTTTTTTTGCGGAATATAATCTTGGTATTAATTCACAATTAACTTCTTAACAACGGTTTTCTGGCCGGTGTCAATTCTTATGAAATAGGTTCCTTTGGATATGTATTCGGGTAAAATCATTTTAGGACTCTTTCCTTTCAAAACCACTCTTCCACTCATGTCCAATATTTCCAAACTTTTGATTTCTTCACCGGGTAATTCGATATTGAGTTGATGTTCAGCAGGATTAGGAAAAACTATGACCTCTTCCCGGTTTTCCGTTCCCAAAGTTGCTTCCTGATATATTCCTTTGTGCCCTTTTACCATGGCTATCGTGACTGAATACGGTTTTAGGGTAACATTTAGCTTATTGTTGGCAGGTTTTATAGTTTCCTTTACCAATGCATTCTGCGATTTGGAAACGAAGGTTTCGGCTTTGGGTAAATCCTGAATTCGTATTAAGGGCACATCCGAATCAAGTATATATTGATCAAATGATACGCTTACCGACTGAATGGTGGCTGTTTTGTTTATTATTAAAAGCGAAAGAGAATCACCGTTACTATTTTTAGATGGATAAATTCCTACCTTTTCGTCGGAGTCTGATGTGCCTGAGCAATATTGGGCTTTATTGTAATTGCTGGTGAGGTGCATCACCTCCCACATGCCGGGTTTCCAGCTCCAGGGTGTAAATATCTCCACGCCGTTTTTCATAAACTCCCCCATGGTAGAGGCATACCATATTGCGGAAAGGTTGGCATCTTCGGTATTAATGCCTGATTCGGTCAAGGCCAGTGTTCTGTCATGGGTATTTCCAAGATACTGATCAAGCCATCCGTTGATTCTCCCAAATATGTATTCTTTGTTTTGAGAAGTATCCCAGCCACCATTGAGTCTTCGCAGGCCGTTGGCTTCGGGATAGACATAGTTTTTGTCAAAGAATACCCTGTGCAATTGGGCTATCTCGGCAGGACTGGAGGTTGAAGGATAAAAATGCAGATCGATCACATCGAACATCCTGACTCCGGTCTTTTTTTCTTCCTCGACCAGCCTCATGATGAAGTATTCTGTCCAGTTATATTTTTTTCCATTGTATTCCACGGCGTCGTTGTTCCAATTGTACCATTGCCATTCGTTGGCAGTTACCGGGCCGGTGAGTTTTATTTCAGGAAACCTTGCCCTGGCACTGATAGCCATCTTTATATAACGCTGAATAAATTCCTCTGCGGTGATGAGGCTGGGCATCACGTCATCATGGGTGCCGTTCCATATTTCGGGTTCGTTGTCCATGTTCCAGTAGCGGGCGTTTTCTTTTTTCACTTTCAGGCGATCAAACCAGTGGCTCAGTATAGCTGTGCTGGAATCGGCAGGCCAGGGTTCAAGATATAGTTTGGGATTACCCTCTACTTTGGCTTTTGTTCCGGTGGGGTTAAGTACGCCATTGCCGGCGAGGTTTTGATTTACCCCTTCCCACCATTTGGAGCCATTGTAATTCCAGTCATTAAAATTGTTCTGATTATTGGCAGCAACCCATCCTATCAACTGGAATGCCCACATGCCTTGTGCCGAGGGGAAGTTTTTTTGCATGTTCAGCACTACGTTGTCCCAGTCGTTGGTATAGATGTTGTTATACCAGTCTGGATGGCTCGAAAGCTTTTTCCTCCAATTGTATTTGGTGCTGTTGTTGCCTCCGTTTTCTCTGAAGAATCTCACGCCGGCATCTTTGATACGGGTAAGATCTGCAGCACTCATCTGAGCAGTGGGGTCAGTTGAGCTGAAGGAGTTATTCCGGCCATAGATATAGGGAGAAATGGGTCTGACCTCTGATTCGGGATTTACTGTGAGTTTAATTTGGGAAAATCCTGGTGAAATTAGAAGAAATAATATTGAAGTAAAGGATAAGATTCTTTGGTATTTTTTCATTGTAAAGAATAAATAGACCTAAAATTACGAGCAATATTCAGGAAATCAAAAGGAAGGATAATGTGTTAATGTGGTAATGTGCTAATGTGCTAATGTGTTAATGTGCTAATTGATAATGTGATAATGTGATAATTAGGTTAATGCCCTTCGGCAAGCTCAGGGTGACAGTAGGTTGCAGGGTTTTAGTTGGAAAGTTATTATTAGAGTGCAAAAGGGCCAAAAAAGATTTTTTCACTCCTAACCTACACAAATAACTCTTACCAGCCCCTCTACCTCTGGAGAGGGGTGCCTGAAAGGCGGGGTGAGGTTTTTTTTACCATTAAGGAATTAAGATTCTTAAGGTATTCTCTTTGTGGTTTCTTTGCGGTTCCTTTGTGTGCTTTGCGTAATTATGTTACACAAAAGTCGCGAAGAAGCCGCAAAAGGCACAAAGGGCATTTGTATTAATTGGAAGTTTTAGGTAAAAAAGGTAACAGACATCAGGCAGTAGGCAACAGTGTTTTAGATTCAGATTGCGTAAGAGTAAATAAAGTAATTGTTTCACTCTCCTATTCTACTCAAACAATTCTTACCAGCTCCTCTCTCTCTGGTGGTACGACATACAGGGAGGGGTGTCACGCTAACGGCGTGACGGGGTGAGGTTTTTTTTACCATTAAGGAATTAAGGGCATTAAGGGATTCTCTTTGCGGTTCCTTTGTGTTCTTTGCGGTATAATTGTTACACAAAAGTCACGAAGAAGGCACAAAATGCACGAAGGGAATTTGTATTTTTTGGAGGGTTGTTGCTATTTAGTAAACAGGCAACAGGGAGTAAGCAACAGGATTCTTTTTTGGCACTTTGGTAATAGGCGTAGCCGAAAGGTCGCATATTTGAGCTATAAGTAAATCAAAAATGTTTCACGCTTAAGTCTCTGAAGAAGCCTTCGGTGCCGACTTCCACCCATAGACCGATGCCGCCACGGGCTTGATCACCAAGCTTTAAATCATTAACAATCAATGCCGGCTGGGTATTGTTGTTGAGAAAGAGACTCGCTTTGTTGCCCTTTACAACCACTTTCATAATTATCCATTCGTTTAATCCCATATCGGCATAGGATTCATATTTTTCAGGGCTGATTTTCCGGAGTTTATCAAACTTATAGTCAGGATAAGAAAAATATTGGATTGCATGATTTCTCCTTACCTGGTCATCCGCCCTGCCATTGGTAGGTCTGATGTAAATTGATTCAAAATGTTCGTTTTTTTCATCAATTCTAAATGCAATCCCGATAAATCCCCGTGCAGTAGGACTTGCATTTTTCAATAATCGGCTCAGAACCTTAACCTCAATCTCCCCATCCTTAAAATCCAAATCTTTAATTTTTACGAAAGTAGGTTCATCAACAGGTATCAGGGTCGAATCCTTCTCTACTCTCAGGGCATTTTTACCTTCAATCTTCTCAAAGGACATATAAACTTGATTAGCAATCAGATTACCTTTTTCCAAAATTACCTTTTGTGCAAAAACTATCTGATTAATAAATATCAGTAAGAAAAATATTCTTTTCATATCATTCAATTGAATTCAAATTTAAGAATTATGCAACCAGAAGATAAACTAATACCGAAATTAATCAGCGGCAGCCCTGCTGAATCTATAAAAATCCCTATATTTGAATATGACAGCTAATCATTTC
It encodes the following:
- a CDS encoding NAD-dependent epimerase/dehydratase family protein, with the protein product MKDRILVTGANGQLGTVLVEALIQKYGWENVFATDIKIPELNHHGISSLDVLDNLKLERFVFDKQITIIYHLAAILSARGEAEPLKTWDINMKAWLNVLEAARKLKVKKVFYPSSIAVFGDSAPKNPCKQNAVTEPTTVYGISKVAGENWAQYYHKRYGLDVRSLRYPGVISYQSMPGGGTTDYAVEIFHAAIKKEKYNCFLKANATLPMIYTDDAIRATLELMDAPKDNIKIRTSYNLAGVSFSPEEIFENIKKSIPDFEIEYQPDFRQQIAESWPQVMDDSNATNDWNWRPDYDLNKMTGVMIENLKVLLGKEKSVI
- a CDS encoding T9SS type A sorting domain-containing protein, which translates into the protein MKKYQRILSFTSILFLLISPGFSQIKLTVNPESEVRPISPYIYGRNNSFSSTDPTAQMSAADLTRIKDAGVRFFRENGGNNSTKYNWRKKLSSHPDWYNNIYTNDWDNVVLNMQKNFPSAQGMWAFQLIGWVAANNQNNFNDWNYNGSKWWEGVNQNLAGNGVLNPTGTKAKVEGNPKLYLEPWPADSSTAILSHWFDRLKVKKENARYWNMDNEPEIWNGTHDDVMPSLITAEEFIQRYIKMAISARARFPEIKLTGPVTANEWQWYNWNNDAVEYNGKKYNWTEYFIMRLVEEEKKTGVRMFDVIDLHFYPSTSSPAEIAQLHRVFFDKNYVYPEANGLRRLNGGWDTSQNKEYIFGRINGWLDQYLGNTHDRTLALTESGINTEDANLSAIWYASTMGEFMKNGVEIFTPWSWKPGMWEVMHLTSNYNKAQYCSGTSDSDEKVGIYPSKNSNGDSLSLLIINKTATIQSVSVSFDQYILDSDVPLIRIQDLPKAETFVSKSQNALVKETIKPANNKLNVTLKPYSVTIAMVKGHKGIYQEATLGTENREEVIVFPNPAEHQLNIELPGEEIKSLEILDMSGRVVLKGKSPKMILPEYISKGTYFIRIDTGQKTVVKKLIVN
- a CDS encoding DUF2202 domain-containing protein, with product MKNLIVLMFMGFFSQSCDQSNVEPAVLTADLTTAVNLPSESLSDFEKQSLLLMREEEKLARDVYVFLYKKWGMNVFNNISKSEDTHTNAILALLKKYQITDPVGNNAAGVFTIATLQSLYNDLTSKGSASLSAGLSVGATIEDLDIYDLMDHQKQIDNQDINLVYANLTKGSRNHIRSFTARLSDYGVTYKAQFIAETLLNDILNSPMETGGR
- a CDS encoding winged helix-turn-helix transcriptional regulator, coding for MEENNLENVEHRCTLKEILDIMGGKWAIPIIYSLLEGTKRFKELERTIPNINTRMLVKELKNMEANEILKRVVYATVPPTVEYTLTLKGKKLRPVIDELRKWGEEFAVK
- a CDS encoding acyltransferase — protein: MHRLHNLDYLRGIAAFGIMIYHFSLWNFGAFPAESILGRVGIYGVSIFYVLSGLTLYHVYFHKMTLSFSSLKDFWIKRIFRIFPLLWLATILFVIIERKELDFYRIFLNLTGLFGFIKWDYYLAVGSWSIGNELVF
- the kbl gene encoding glycine C-acetyltransferase, which translates into the protein MFDQVKNELARELEEIKNAGLYKSERVITTPQGAVIKTSTGQEVLNFCANNYLGLSAHPEVIAAGIEGIKTHGFGMSSVRFICGTQDIHKELEQKTAEFLGMEDCILYAAAFDANGGVFEPLLNEQDAIISDELNHASIIDGIRLCKAERYRYKNNDMADLEEQLKAAKNARRILVVTDGVFSMDGSIAKLDEIVDLAEKYQAMVMVDECHAAGFIGKTGRGTTELKEVFGKVDIITGTYGKALGGAMGGFTAAKKEIVEMLRQKSRPYLFSNTLAPSIVAASIRVLEMLSASTHLRDKLEANTQLFRSKMTEAGFDILPGVHPIVPIMLYDAPLAQQFAAKLLEEGIYVIGFFFPVVAKGKARIRVQLSAAHETEHILKAVAAFTKVGKELGVIE
- a CDS encoding 1-phosphofructokinase family hexose kinase translates to MSKSTDFKIVSLTVNPSIDKSTRFEGLVSEQKIRCETPKFDSGGGGINVSKAIRRLGGESLAVFTSGGYPGQLLNDLLNNEDIPTFPISISQPTRENFIAVDTLTGLQYRFGMPGPNLNSTEEEQVLESIKSIKPQYLVASGSLPPGLSDGFYNKVARIAKKIDARFVLDTSGDALKSALREGVYLLKPNLGELASLVGAPSLELNEVEKAARELISKSFCEIVVVSMGPKGAQLVTRDISKHIPAPVIKVKSTVGAGDSMVGGMIWALSQNKSPVEVVQYGIACGSAATMNEGTQLFVKEDALKLFDWIQHNS
- a CDS encoding DoxX family protein, whose amino-acid sequence is MNSKTKNITGWVLAGLVAFVFVGSGILKLMGGTPEMVKGLGGINNVTLLGGLELIIAALFLFPRTGVVGSLLAIAYMGGAMAVHLTTGQSLIMLVVIQILIWITSVVRFPELGQQLFNRA
- a CDS encoding Lrp/AsnC family transcriptional regulator; translation: MEELDEIDKKILRVLQKDAKVTAKELASSLNLTVSPVYERIRRMESLGYIKKYVAILDKNLINKSVTSICQVSMRYHNEAFIENFEQEIQKLHEVQECYHLAGQVDFVLKIHVNSLEEYHDFVKYKLSKIENIGVLNSTFVLKEIKHSSEYYI